One Erinaceus europaeus chromosome 5 unlocalized genomic scaffold, mEriEur2.1 SUPER_5_unloc_1, whole genome shotgun sequence genomic region harbors:
- the LOC132536105 gene encoding upstream-binding factor 1-like protein 1 produces MRELVLDAKECTEKFYKMEKRKRHPDLPKKPLTAYLRFFKEQRLQYSQMYPKLSNQELTKLLSEKYKELPEQMKLKYIQGFQEEKKEYEEKMDDFRENNTYLFQKSKKAHTVKRRTTKAQEKFLRNSQEVNSFPEHSSSQKLRFLGEPQKPPMNAYHKFHMDMWSSRELKGMHSSARMVEVSRCWHRVPQSQREQYQAEAEELQRQYWVDLDVWLRSLTPEEYATYKESSRGKRKPRGMMGGPPPKTPPPDLQPPAARTPQEGLGEKKAPEEWGLICP; encoded by the coding sequence ATGAGAGAATTAGTTCTGGATGCTAAGGAGTGTACTGAAAAattctacaaaatggaaaaaaggaaaagacacccTGACTTGCCCAAGAAACCCCTGACTGCTTATCTCAGATTCTTTAAGGAGCAGAGACTCCAGTATTCCCAAATGTACCCCAAACTTAGCAATCAGGAACTGACCAAGCTCCTTTCTGAGAAATACAAGGAGCTCCCAGAGCAGATGAAGCTGAAATACATCCAAGGTTtccaggaggagaaaaaggagtatGAGGAGAAGATGGATGATTTCAGGGAGAACAACACTTATCTCTTCCAGAAGTCCAAGAAAGCTCACACTGTCAAGAGGAGAACCACCAAAGCCCAGGAGAAGTTTCTGAGGAACTCACAAGAAGTGAACTCTTTCCCTGAACACTCTTCCAGCCAGAAGCTGAGATTCCTTGGGGAGCCCCAGAAGCCCCCTATGAATGCGTACCATAAGTTCCACATGGACATGTGGTCAAGCAGGGAGCTAAAGGGCATGCACTCGAGTGCGCGAATGGTGGAGGTCAGCAGATGCTGGCATCGCGTCCCACAGAGCCAGAGGGAGCAGTACCAGGCTGAGGCTGAGGAGCTGCAGAGGCAGTACTGGGTGGACCTGGATGTCTGGCTCCGCAGTCTCACCCCTGAAGAATATGCTACCTACAAAGAGTCATCTCGTGGAAAAAGAAAGCCTAGGGGCATGATGGGAGGCCCGCCCCCCAAGACCCCACCTCCAGACCTGCAGCCCCCAGCAGCAAGGACCCCTCAGGAGGGGCTTGGAGAGAAGAAGGCTCCAGAAGAGTGGGGGCTCATCTGCCCCTAG